A stretch of DNA from Magnetococcales bacterium:
AACGTCAGTACCCACATCAATTCCACTACCAGAAAATAAAGAATATTTCCTGGTACACCCTCCTGATCTTGGTCTTGCTGGTAATGTTTTCCCTGCCCACCTTGGCCACTGAACGCCAGGAAGATCCCGACGAAGCCGTGGTGCGTGACATCGCCCAGGGGTTGCGGTGCGCCGTCTGCCAGAACCAACCAATCTATGAATCCAACTCCGACCTGGCCAAGGATATGCTCAAAATCATCCGGCAACAGGTACGCGACGGTCGCCAACCCTCCGAAATCCGGCAATATTTTCACGACCGCTACGGCGATTACATCTACCTGGAACCGACCCGCGCCGGGAGCAATATGATCCTGTGGGCAGGGCCGTTTTTGTTGTTGCTTGGTGGTGTGGGCATCCTGCTTGTGGCCTTGCGGCGCTGGCGCTCGGCTCGGCCATTGGCAGGTGGGAAGCGTATGACACCAGCCCAAAATATTTCGGACATCCCTTCCCATGCCAATCCGGCAAGCATGACCGATCAGCAGCGTCGGATCCGCCAAGAGTTGGAACGGGTGGATTTGTGACATCAAGGCATTGGTTGCCACTTTGCAACAGGTCGATCATGCAGAATCTTGATCTTTCTGAACGTCATTTGCACATGTTGCTGGACATTCTGGCGCATCACGTACCCCATGCCGAGGTCTGGGTTTTTGGCAGCCGCATCAATGGGATGTCCCATGAGGGGAGCGACGTTGACCTGGTGCTGAGAAATCCAACCAATCTGGACGGCACGACGCCTGCCTGGGCAGACTTACGGGAAGCCCTCGAAGAGAGCAACCTGCCCATGCTGGTGGATCTGCACGACTGGGCGCGTTTGCCTGAGGCGTTTCACAAGGAAATTCAACGTCATCATGTGGTCTTGCAGGCACCATTGGCACCGAATCTGTCAGGAGGATGAAACGGATTGGTTTGTGTTTTTGAAATTGCACAGGTTCCAAAATATTTTGGACAGATTGGTCCCAACGATGATCAAGGCAGGAGTTAATATGGGAGAAGTAATGAGTGAAGCGGAACAGTTTCGAAAGAGAATGAGCGGAAAGTTACCGGATGTTGGTGTTCTTAGACTCAATCGGGACCACAAAAAATTTCTTGAGCATTTGATAAAATTTCATGAATTGGTGGAGCGATTGTCCAGAAAGAGTCCGACAGAGAATGAATGGATAGATGTTAAGAGTGAGATAAATTTTTTGGGGGGGTATGCATCTGCGCATTTTAAGGATGAGGAGGAGTTAATGCTCATGCATGGATTCCCAGGGACAGTTGAACATACAAAAGAGCATAATGATTTTTTAAAAAGATTCGGTGAATATCAAAACAGGTTGATCAGCGATCATGATATTATCTATGTCGTTGATCTGAAATTTTTTCTCCTCGAGTGGTTTTATCATCATGTTAATTTGGTTGATGTGAAGTACGGAGTATTTTTTAAGTCGATCGGTATAAAATAGAATGGATATTTCAGGTCCAGTCGAAATATCAGGTAAACCGGCAAGCTTTCATTCCTTTTTTCTTTTCAAAAATATTCTATTACGCCAGGCGACGAAACTCTGGCAGCCGCATCCCGCAACCCATTGGCCAGGCCTGCCACATCGCGAATCACACGTATTTTCAGGGTATCCACAAAGGCCTGAAACAGTTTTTTGCGGCGGCGCATGGTTTCCCGACTTTTGCGCGAGTGTTTCTCATAAAAAAGATCCAGACTCTCAGGAACCTCCATGATCCAATGCTGCATCAACCTGCTGACATCTGTTCCCAGACGGGACGCACCCGGGCCAACTGTTCCCGAGTGGCAGCAATTTCGGTGCGCCAGGAAGATTCCGGCTTTTCCATGTTTTTATTCAATTAATATTGTCATTTTCGTTTATTGGCCACCTGGGTGATTTTGTCGGCCATTTTCGACAGCGGCACGATAAATTCTGCTCCGCCCCGTTCGATGGCCACTTTCGGCATGCCATACACGACGCATGAGGATTCATGTTCCGCCAGGGTGACGGCTCCTGCCTGCCGCATTTCCAGCAAACCCTGGGCACCATCATCACCCATGCCGGT
This window harbors:
- a CDS encoding nucleotidyltransferase domain-containing protein, which produces MQNLDLSERHLHMLLDILAHHVPHAEVWVFGSRINGMSHEGSDVDLVLRNPTNLDGTTPAWADLREALEESNLPMLVDLHDWARLPEAFHKEIQRHHVVLQAPLAPNLSGG
- a CDS encoding hemerythrin family protein: MSEAEQFRKRMSGKLPDVGVLRLNRDHKKFLEHLIKFHELVERLSRKSPTENEWIDVKSEINFLGGYASAHFKDEEELMLMHGFPGTVEHTKEHNDFLKRFGEYQNRLISDHDIIYVVDLKFFLLEWFYHHVNLVDVKYGVFFKSIGIK
- a CDS encoding cytochrome c-type biogenesis protein CcmH codes for the protein MKRQHDQHQRQYPHQFHYQKIKNISWYTLLILVLLVMFSLPTLATERQEDPDEAVVRDIAQGLRCAVCQNQPIYESNSDLAKDMLKIIRQQVRDGRQPSEIRQYFHDRYGDYIYLEPTRAGSNMILWAGPFLLLLGGVGILLVALRRWRSARPLAGGKRMTPAQNISDIPSHANPASMTDQQRRIRQELERVDL